Proteins found in one Pempheris klunzingeri isolate RE-2024b chromosome 6, fPemKlu1.hap1, whole genome shotgun sequence genomic segment:
- the tcf3b gene encoding transcription factor 3b isoform X1: protein MNEQQQRMAAVGTDKELNDLLDFSAMFAPPVANGKNRTMTLASSQFGGSAIDERSGSGSWGSAEQNSPSFSQGRGYAEGSHYSEHEGLSSPFISSGITGKNERPPYPPFGSQPGFLPSDIAMPSPDAMSPSGLKSGSQFYPSYPNNPRRRPPDGGIDTQPKKIRKPPGLPSSVYASTSGDEYARDNGGYPGAKPGAVYPGSFYMQEDPWSSSGYSAMLGNSPHIGQPGSFSAINPQDRMKRQPLPLSPQNYPLHGSEVNGFHSAPTSYNHTSAINGEGIMANRGTTAGSSGDEIGKALASIYPSDHNSNNFSSAPSTPGSPQAIAGAQSQWQRPTTPNYEGQPHALQSKMEDRLEEAIHVLRSHAVGQGLEGAHSDMHSLLSAVHNGGLGGLSPAFPNASLALSNRHPAVQGGKHEEPTGLPPSSTLLHGHHASGPTPSVGQPEGFTSLPGGMARSTHSSSSSDIKREDKEDDENSSVADKSEDEKKESKLPRSRTRKEALTLQMLSALSDQKDDQEDEDDEDLPPEVKLEREKERRVANNARERLRVRDINEAFKELGRMCQLHLSHDKPQTKLLILHQAVNVILNLEQQVRERNLNPKAACLKRREEEKVSGVVGEAPMQLSGGHPSMGGDGHNPVGHM from the exons ATGAACGAACAGCAGCAAAGAATGGCTGCAGTGGGAACTGACAAGGAACTCAACGACCTCCTGGATTTCAGCGCG ATGTTTGCTCCTCCAGTAGCCAATGGGAAGAACAGGACAATGACACTCGCCAGCAGTCAGTTTGGTGGATCAG caatAGATGAGCGCAGCGGCTCTGGTTCTTGGGGATCGGCAGAACAGAACAGCCCCTCTTTCAGCCAAGGACGG GGCTATGCTGAAGGATCCCACTACAGTGAGCACGAAGGCTTGTCTTCTCCATTCATCAGTTCAGGGATCACag GTAAAAATGAGAGGCCACCGTACCCTCCATTTGGAAGCCAG CCTGGTTTTCTACCTAGCGACATAGCGATGCCTAGCCCAGATGCCATGTCCCCCTCTGGCCTGAAATCTGGCTCCCAGTTTTACCCGTCATACCCCAACAACCCCAGGAGAAGGCCGCCCGATGGAGGCATAG ACACCCAGCCAAAGAAGATTCGGAAACCCCCTGGCCTGCCGTCCTCG GTGTATGCTTCCACATCTGGTGACGAGTATGCCAGAGACAATGGAGGATATCCTGGTGCTAAGCCTGGAGCGGTCTACCCTGGCTCTTTCTATATGCAAG aAGACCCCTGGTCGTCTTCTGGCTACTCTGCCATGCTGGGTAACTCTCCTCACATTGGACAGCCAGGCTCCTTCTCTGCAATTAACCCACAAGACAGGATG AAGCGTCAACCCCTGCCTCTGTCCCCACAGAACTATCCTCTGCACGGCAGCGAAGTCAATGGCTTCCACTCAGCCCCCACCTCCTACAACCACACATCCGCCATCAACGGAGAAGGAATCATGG CCAACCGAGGCACCACAGCTGGCAGTTCAGGAGATGAAATTGGAAAGGCTCTTGCCTCA ATTTACCCATCGGACCACAACAGTAATAACTTCTCCTCAGCTCCGTCTACTCCTGGATCTCCTCAGGCTATTGCAG gagctCAGTCTCAGTGGCAGAGACCAACCACACCCAACTATGAAGGGCAACCACATGCACTG CAGAGTAAAATGGAGGACCGTTTGGAGGAAGCCATCCATGTACTGCGTAGCCATGCTGTAGGCCAGGGCTTAGAGGGCGCCCACTCCGACATGCACAGTCTGCTGTCCGCAGTACACAACGGGGGCCTCGGGGGCCTCTCCCCAGCCTTCCCCAATGCCAGCCTTGCCCTCAGCAACAGACATCCTGCTGTG CAGGGAGGGAAACATGAGGAGCCCACAGGCCTTCCTCCCAGCAGCACTCTACTGCACGGTCATCACGCGTCCGGACCCACACCGTCAGTTGGCCAACCGGAAGGCTTCACCA GTCTCCCTGGTGGTATGGCCCGCTCCACAcactcctccagcagctcagacatcaaaagagaagacaaagaggaCGACGAAAACTCATCTGTTGCAGACAAGTCTGAGGATGAAAAGAAGGAATCCAAGCTACCACGCAGTCGAACAAG AAAGGAGGCGTTGACCCTCCAGATGCTCTCTGCCCTTTCAGACCAGAAAGATGA TcaagaagatgaagatgatgaggacCTTCCCCCTGAGGTGAAGTTGGAGCGTGAAAAGGAGCGGCGAGTGGCCAACAACGCCCGCGAGCGTCTCAGAGTACGGGACATCAACGAGGCTTTTAAGGAACTTGGAAGGATGTGCCAGCTGCACCTCAGCCATGACAAACCTCAGACCAAACTTCTCATCCTGCACCAAGCCGTCAATGTCATCCTCAATTTAGAACAACAAGTCAGAG AGCGTAATCTTAACCCCAAGGCAGCATGTTTAAAACGCcgtgaggaggagaaggtgtcTGGGGTGGTGGGTGAAGCACCCATGCAGCTCTCAGGAGGCCATCCTAGTATGGGAGGAGATGGCCACAACCCAGTTGGCCACATGTAA
- the tcf3b gene encoding transcription factor 3b isoform X3 → MNEQQQRMAAVGTDKELNDLLDFSAMFAPPVANGKNRTMTLASSQFGGSAIDERSGSGSWGSAEQNSPSFSQGRGYAEGSHYSEHEGLSSPFISSGITGKNERPPYPPFGSQPGFLPSDIAMPSPDAMSPSGLKSGSQFYPSYPNNPRRRPPDGGIDTQPKKIRKPPGLPSSVYASTSGDEYARDNGGYPGAKPGAVYPGSFYMQEDPWSSSGYSAMLGNSPHIGQPGSFSAINPQDRMNYPLHGSEVNGFHSAPTSYNHTSAINGEGIMANRGTTAGSSGDEIGKALASIYPSDHNSNNFSSAPSTPGSPQAIAGAQSQWQRPTTPNYEGQPHALQSKMEDRLEEAIHVLRSHAVGQGLEGAHSDMHSLLSAVHNGGLGGLSPAFPNASLALSNRHPAVGGKHEEPTGLPPSSTLLHGHHASGPTPSVGQPEGFTSLPGGMARSTHSSSSSDIKREDKEDDENSSVADKSEDEKKESKLPRSRTRKEALTLQMLSALSDQKDDQEDEDDEDLPPEVKLEREKERRVANNARERLRVRDINEAFKELGRMCQLHLSHDKPQTKLLILHQAVNVILNLEQQVRERNLNPKAACLKRREEEKVSGVVGEAPMQLSGGHPSMGGDGHNPVGHM, encoded by the exons ATGAACGAACAGCAGCAAAGAATGGCTGCAGTGGGAACTGACAAGGAACTCAACGACCTCCTGGATTTCAGCGCG ATGTTTGCTCCTCCAGTAGCCAATGGGAAGAACAGGACAATGACACTCGCCAGCAGTCAGTTTGGTGGATCAG caatAGATGAGCGCAGCGGCTCTGGTTCTTGGGGATCGGCAGAACAGAACAGCCCCTCTTTCAGCCAAGGACGG GGCTATGCTGAAGGATCCCACTACAGTGAGCACGAAGGCTTGTCTTCTCCATTCATCAGTTCAGGGATCACag GTAAAAATGAGAGGCCACCGTACCCTCCATTTGGAAGCCAG CCTGGTTTTCTACCTAGCGACATAGCGATGCCTAGCCCAGATGCCATGTCCCCCTCTGGCCTGAAATCTGGCTCCCAGTTTTACCCGTCATACCCCAACAACCCCAGGAGAAGGCCGCCCGATGGAGGCATAG ACACCCAGCCAAAGAAGATTCGGAAACCCCCTGGCCTGCCGTCCTCG GTGTATGCTTCCACATCTGGTGACGAGTATGCCAGAGACAATGGAGGATATCCTGGTGCTAAGCCTGGAGCGGTCTACCCTGGCTCTTTCTATATGCAAG aAGACCCCTGGTCGTCTTCTGGCTACTCTGCCATGCTGGGTAACTCTCCTCACATTGGACAGCCAGGCTCCTTCTCTGCAATTAACCCACAAGACAGGATG AACTATCCTCTGCACGGCAGCGAAGTCAATGGCTTCCACTCAGCCCCCACCTCCTACAACCACACATCCGCCATCAACGGAGAAGGAATCATGG CCAACCGAGGCACCACAGCTGGCAGTTCAGGAGATGAAATTGGAAAGGCTCTTGCCTCA ATTTACCCATCGGACCACAACAGTAATAACTTCTCCTCAGCTCCGTCTACTCCTGGATCTCCTCAGGCTATTGCAG gagctCAGTCTCAGTGGCAGAGACCAACCACACCCAACTATGAAGGGCAACCACATGCACTG CAGAGTAAAATGGAGGACCGTTTGGAGGAAGCCATCCATGTACTGCGTAGCCATGCTGTAGGCCAGGGCTTAGAGGGCGCCCACTCCGACATGCACAGTCTGCTGTCCGCAGTACACAACGGGGGCCTCGGGGGCCTCTCCCCAGCCTTCCCCAATGCCAGCCTTGCCCTCAGCAACAGACATCCTGCTGTG GGAGGGAAACATGAGGAGCCCACAGGCCTTCCTCCCAGCAGCACTCTACTGCACGGTCATCACGCGTCCGGACCCACACCGTCAGTTGGCCAACCGGAAGGCTTCACCA GTCTCCCTGGTGGTATGGCCCGCTCCACAcactcctccagcagctcagacatcaaaagagaagacaaagaggaCGACGAAAACTCATCTGTTGCAGACAAGTCTGAGGATGAAAAGAAGGAATCCAAGCTACCACGCAGTCGAACAAG AAAGGAGGCGTTGACCCTCCAGATGCTCTCTGCCCTTTCAGACCAGAAAGATGA TcaagaagatgaagatgatgaggacCTTCCCCCTGAGGTGAAGTTGGAGCGTGAAAAGGAGCGGCGAGTGGCCAACAACGCCCGCGAGCGTCTCAGAGTACGGGACATCAACGAGGCTTTTAAGGAACTTGGAAGGATGTGCCAGCTGCACCTCAGCCATGACAAACCTCAGACCAAACTTCTCATCCTGCACCAAGCCGTCAATGTCATCCTCAATTTAGAACAACAAGTCAGAG AGCGTAATCTTAACCCCAAGGCAGCATGTTTAAAACGCcgtgaggaggagaaggtgtcTGGGGTGGTGGGTGAAGCACCCATGCAGCTCTCAGGAGGCCATCCTAGTATGGGAGGAGATGGCCACAACCCAGTTGGCCACATGTAA
- the tcf3b gene encoding transcription factor 3b isoform X2, whose translation MNEQQQRMAAVGTDKELNDLLDFSAMFAPPVANGKNRTMTLASSQFGGSAIDERSGSGSWGSAEQNSPSFSQGRGYAEGSHYSEHEGLSSPFISSGITGKNERPPYPPFGSQPGFLPSDIAMPSPDAMSPSGLKSGSQFYPSYPNNPRRRPPDGGIDTQPKKIRKPPGLPSSVYASTSGDEYARDNGGYPGAKPGAVYPGSFYMQEDPWSSSGYSAMLGNSPHIGQPGSFSAINPQDRMNYPLHGSEVNGFHSAPTSYNHTSAINGEGIMANRGTTAGSSGDEIGKALASIYPSDHNSNNFSSAPSTPGSPQAIAGAQSQWQRPTTPNYEGQPHALQSKMEDRLEEAIHVLRSHAVGQGLEGAHSDMHSLLSAVHNGGLGGLSPAFPNASLALSNRHPAVQGGKHEEPTGLPPSSTLLHGHHASGPTPSVGQPEGFTSLPGGMARSTHSSSSSDIKREDKEDDENSSVADKSEDEKKESKLPRSRTRKEALTLQMLSALSDQKDDQEDEDDEDLPPEVKLEREKERRVANNARERLRVRDINEAFKELGRMCQLHLSHDKPQTKLLILHQAVNVILNLEQQVRERNLNPKAACLKRREEEKVSGVVGEAPMQLSGGHPSMGGDGHNPVGHM comes from the exons ATGAACGAACAGCAGCAAAGAATGGCTGCAGTGGGAACTGACAAGGAACTCAACGACCTCCTGGATTTCAGCGCG ATGTTTGCTCCTCCAGTAGCCAATGGGAAGAACAGGACAATGACACTCGCCAGCAGTCAGTTTGGTGGATCAG caatAGATGAGCGCAGCGGCTCTGGTTCTTGGGGATCGGCAGAACAGAACAGCCCCTCTTTCAGCCAAGGACGG GGCTATGCTGAAGGATCCCACTACAGTGAGCACGAAGGCTTGTCTTCTCCATTCATCAGTTCAGGGATCACag GTAAAAATGAGAGGCCACCGTACCCTCCATTTGGAAGCCAG CCTGGTTTTCTACCTAGCGACATAGCGATGCCTAGCCCAGATGCCATGTCCCCCTCTGGCCTGAAATCTGGCTCCCAGTTTTACCCGTCATACCCCAACAACCCCAGGAGAAGGCCGCCCGATGGAGGCATAG ACACCCAGCCAAAGAAGATTCGGAAACCCCCTGGCCTGCCGTCCTCG GTGTATGCTTCCACATCTGGTGACGAGTATGCCAGAGACAATGGAGGATATCCTGGTGCTAAGCCTGGAGCGGTCTACCCTGGCTCTTTCTATATGCAAG aAGACCCCTGGTCGTCTTCTGGCTACTCTGCCATGCTGGGTAACTCTCCTCACATTGGACAGCCAGGCTCCTTCTCTGCAATTAACCCACAAGACAGGATG AACTATCCTCTGCACGGCAGCGAAGTCAATGGCTTCCACTCAGCCCCCACCTCCTACAACCACACATCCGCCATCAACGGAGAAGGAATCATGG CCAACCGAGGCACCACAGCTGGCAGTTCAGGAGATGAAATTGGAAAGGCTCTTGCCTCA ATTTACCCATCGGACCACAACAGTAATAACTTCTCCTCAGCTCCGTCTACTCCTGGATCTCCTCAGGCTATTGCAG gagctCAGTCTCAGTGGCAGAGACCAACCACACCCAACTATGAAGGGCAACCACATGCACTG CAGAGTAAAATGGAGGACCGTTTGGAGGAAGCCATCCATGTACTGCGTAGCCATGCTGTAGGCCAGGGCTTAGAGGGCGCCCACTCCGACATGCACAGTCTGCTGTCCGCAGTACACAACGGGGGCCTCGGGGGCCTCTCCCCAGCCTTCCCCAATGCCAGCCTTGCCCTCAGCAACAGACATCCTGCTGTG CAGGGAGGGAAACATGAGGAGCCCACAGGCCTTCCTCCCAGCAGCACTCTACTGCACGGTCATCACGCGTCCGGACCCACACCGTCAGTTGGCCAACCGGAAGGCTTCACCA GTCTCCCTGGTGGTATGGCCCGCTCCACAcactcctccagcagctcagacatcaaaagagaagacaaagaggaCGACGAAAACTCATCTGTTGCAGACAAGTCTGAGGATGAAAAGAAGGAATCCAAGCTACCACGCAGTCGAACAAG AAAGGAGGCGTTGACCCTCCAGATGCTCTCTGCCCTTTCAGACCAGAAAGATGA TcaagaagatgaagatgatgaggacCTTCCCCCTGAGGTGAAGTTGGAGCGTGAAAAGGAGCGGCGAGTGGCCAACAACGCCCGCGAGCGTCTCAGAGTACGGGACATCAACGAGGCTTTTAAGGAACTTGGAAGGATGTGCCAGCTGCACCTCAGCCATGACAAACCTCAGACCAAACTTCTCATCCTGCACCAAGCCGTCAATGTCATCCTCAATTTAGAACAACAAGTCAGAG AGCGTAATCTTAACCCCAAGGCAGCATGTTTAAAACGCcgtgaggaggagaaggtgtcTGGGGTGGTGGGTGAAGCACCCATGCAGCTCTCAGGAGGCCATCCTAGTATGGGAGGAGATGGCCACAACCCAGTTGGCCACATGTAA